From the genome of Impatiens glandulifera chromosome 9, dImpGla2.1, whole genome shotgun sequence, one region includes:
- the LOC124916417 gene encoding MYB-like transcription factor 4 — MGRAPCCEKIGLKKGKWSAEEDETLRLYIQANGHGSWRSLPKNAGLLRCGKSCRLRWINYLRSDLKRGQFSEEEDQIILNLHATLGNKWSEIATKLPGRTDNEIKNYWNSHLSRKFHRQVLVPPPLMDPAADQAQKRRRGRVSRAAMKKNNFNLVRRPPPPQKLADESWLQMVKDDINDHLNCEMLTMEIQQSLPISTSTTRPGHFQKSSIPEMAPEIGGEDQGSNHHPNNYNINYPSLPEEVDTDFLINCLEQDDDDYWNNFNWSAGDQFEEKEDDDHTLFSWLWDTTTTDHLLHDA; from the exons ATGGGTCGGGCGCCTTGCTGTGAGAAGATTGGGTTGAAGAAAGGGAAGTGGTCTGCTGAGGAAGACGAAACCCTACGATTGTACATTCAAGCCAATGGCCACGGCTCTTGGAGATCACTGCCAAAGAATGCAG GGCTGCTTCGTTGTGGAAAGAGTTGCCGATTGAGAtggataaattatttgagatcCGACTTAAAAAGAGGACAATTTTCCGAAGAAGAGGATCAAATCATTCTCAACTTGCATGCTACTTTAGGCAAcaa ATGGTCTGAAATTGCGACAAAGTTGCCGGGTAGAACTGATAATGAAATAAAGAATTATTGGAACTCTCATCTGAGTAGAAAATTTCATAGACAAGTACTAGTGCCGCCGCCATTAATGGATCCTGCTGCAGACCAGGCCCAGAAAAGGCGACGAGGGCGAGTTAGTCGGGCCGCCATGAAGAAGAATAACTTCAACTTGGTCAGAAGGCCGCCGCCGCCGCAGAAATTAGCTGATGAGAGCTGGCTGCAAATGGTTAAAGATGATATTAATGATCATTTGAATTGTGAAATGTTGACAATGGAGATTCAGCAGTCACTGCCAATTAGTACTAGTACTACTCGGCCTGGCCATTTTCAGAAGTCATCGATACCTGAAATGGCGCCT GAGATAGGGGGAGAAGATCAAGGATCAAATCATcatccaaataattataatattaattacccTTCATTACCAGAGGAAGTGGACactgattttttaattaattgtttggaacaagatgatgatgattattGGAATAACTTTAATTGGTCAGCTGGAGATCAATTTGAAGAGAAGGAAGATGATGATCATACATTATTCAGTTGGCTATGGGACACTACTACTactgatcatcttcttcatgatgcatga